From Fundulus heteroclitus isolate FHET01 chromosome 14, MU-UCD_Fhet_4.1, whole genome shotgun sequence, the proteins below share one genomic window:
- the LOC118565832 gene encoding uncharacterized protein LOC118565832 isoform X2, translating into MEHRWTQRNRDNRENMICRILLLIILNSCLCATFVVKVTQSSYQAEENHSITLEWTFTTTPDQPWRDLFILCSLSSPQRVSVLYQVYDGVEVLEPQNEQFSGRVQSDKDVLREGRIRLHVSRLRTEDSGLYLCDVETDYGSGSASCQLSVSAAADVSQPQRPALDPEPGGRGRKGLYAALGLTAAAAAAPPDVSTTQRPVLDPEPGCGGKTSIHLSLTLTAVAAAAAAAVAAAAAATFIVKHCFSLGRQWYKS; encoded by the exons ATGGAGCACCGTTGGACTCAAAGGAATAGAGACAATAG GGAGAATATGATCTGCAGGATCCTGCTGCTCATCATCCTCAACTCATGTCTCTGTG caacatttgtAGTGAAGGTGACACAGAGCTCCTATCAGGCAGAGGAGAACCACAGCATCACTCTGGAGTGGACCTTCACCACCACACCTGATCAACCCTGGAGAGATCTGTTCATCCTCTGCAGCTTGTCAAGTCCTCAGAGAGTCTCAGTTTTATATCAGGTCTATGATGGTGTTGAGGTATTAGAGCCTCAGAATGAACAGTTTTCAGGACGAGTCCAGAGTGACAAAGACGTCCTCAGAGAAGGACGAATCAGACTCCATGTGTCCAGACTGAGGACTGAAGACTCTGGTCTGTATCTGTGTGATGTGGAGACTGAttatggttctggttctgctagtTGTCAACTTAGCGTCTCTG cagctgctgatgtctcccaaCCTCAGAGACCAGCTCTGGATCCAGAACCAGGAGGTCGAGGAAGGAAAGGTCTCTATGCTGCACTGGgactgacagcagcagcagcagcagctcctcctgatGTCTCCACAACTCAGAGACCGGTTCTAGATCCAGAACCAGGATGTGGAGGAAAGACCAGCATCCATCTTTCCCTGACACTgacagcagtagcagcagcagcagcagcagcagtagcagcagcagcagcagcaaccttTATAGTGAAACATTGCTTCAGTTTGGGGCGACAATGGTAcaagagttag
- the LOC118565832 gene encoding uncharacterized protein LOC118565832 isoform X3, with protein MEHRWTQRNRDNRENMICRILLLIILNSCLCAATFVVKVTQSSYQAEENHSITLEWTFTTTPDQPWRDLFILCSLSSPQRVSVLYQVYDGVEVLEPQNEQFSGRVQSDKDVLREGRIRLHVSRLRTEDSGLYLCDVETDYGSGSASCQLSVSAADVSQPQRPALDPEPGGRGRKGLYAALGLTAAAAAAPPDVSTTQRPVLDPEPGCGGKTSIHLSLTLTAVAAAAAAAVAAAAAATFIVKHCFSLGRQWYKS; from the exons ATGGAGCACCGTTGGACTCAAAGGAATAGAGACAATAG GGAGAATATGATCTGCAGGATCCTGCTGCTCATCATCCTCAACTCATGTCTCTGTG cagcaacatttgtAGTGAAGGTGACACAGAGCTCCTATCAGGCAGAGGAGAACCACAGCATCACTCTGGAGTGGACCTTCACCACCACACCTGATCAACCCTGGAGAGATCTGTTCATCCTCTGCAGCTTGTCAAGTCCTCAGAGAGTCTCAGTTTTATATCAGGTCTATGATGGTGTTGAGGTATTAGAGCCTCAGAATGAACAGTTTTCAGGACGAGTCCAGAGTGACAAAGACGTCCTCAGAGAAGGACGAATCAGACTCCATGTGTCCAGACTGAGGACTGAAGACTCTGGTCTGTATCTGTGTGATGTGGAGACTGAttatggttctggttctgctagtTGTCAACTTAGCGTCTCTG ctgctgatgtctcccaaCCTCAGAGACCAGCTCTGGATCCAGAACCAGGAGGTCGAGGAAGGAAAGGTCTCTATGCTGCACTGGgactgacagcagcagcagcagcagctcctcctgatGTCTCCACAACTCAGAGACCGGTTCTAGATCCAGAACCAGGATGTGGAGGAAAGACCAGCATCCATCTTTCCCTGACACTgacagcagtagcagcagcagcagcagcagcagtagcagcagcagcagcagcaaccttTATAGTGAAACATTGCTTCAGTTTGGGGCGACAATGGTAcaagagttag
- the LOC118565832 gene encoding uncharacterized protein LOC118565832 isoform X1 yields MEHRWTQRNRDNRENMICRILLLIILNSCLCAATFVVKVTQSSYQAEENHSITLEWTFTTTPDQPWRDLFILCSLSSPQRVSVLYQVYDGVEVLEPQNEQFSGRVQSDKDVLREGRIRLHVSRLRTEDSGLYLCDVETDYGSGSASCQLSVSAAADVSQPQRPALDPEPGGRGRKGLYAALGLTAAAAAAPPDVSTTQRPVLDPEPGCGGKTSIHLSLTLTAVAAAAAAAVAAAAAATFIVKHCFSLGRQWYKS; encoded by the exons ATGGAGCACCGTTGGACTCAAAGGAATAGAGACAATAG GGAGAATATGATCTGCAGGATCCTGCTGCTCATCATCCTCAACTCATGTCTCTGTG cagcaacatttgtAGTGAAGGTGACACAGAGCTCCTATCAGGCAGAGGAGAACCACAGCATCACTCTGGAGTGGACCTTCACCACCACACCTGATCAACCCTGGAGAGATCTGTTCATCCTCTGCAGCTTGTCAAGTCCTCAGAGAGTCTCAGTTTTATATCAGGTCTATGATGGTGTTGAGGTATTAGAGCCTCAGAATGAACAGTTTTCAGGACGAGTCCAGAGTGACAAAGACGTCCTCAGAGAAGGACGAATCAGACTCCATGTGTCCAGACTGAGGACTGAAGACTCTGGTCTGTATCTGTGTGATGTGGAGACTGAttatggttctggttctgctagtTGTCAACTTAGCGTCTCTG cagctgctgatgtctcccaaCCTCAGAGACCAGCTCTGGATCCAGAACCAGGAGGTCGAGGAAGGAAAGGTCTCTATGCTGCACTGGgactgacagcagcagcagcagcagctcctcctgatGTCTCCACAACTCAGAGACCGGTTCTAGATCCAGAACCAGGATGTGGAGGAAAGACCAGCATCCATCTTTCCCTGACACTgacagcagtagcagcagcagcagcagcagcagtagcagcagcagcagcagcaaccttTATAGTGAAACATTGCTTCAGTTTGGGGCGACAATGGTAcaagagttag